ATGAGTACATAGACCCTAAATGGATCACCGACCTAGAAGTAGCCTACCGCCCAGACGAATACTGGAAATTTGCAGTAGGTGCTAACAACTTGTTCGATCAGTACCCACAAGCCACCGTAGATAACATTGGTTACTCTGACTTTGGCCAAATATTCCCGTACACGCCATATGCACCATACGGATTAGACGGGCGTTTCCTATACGGTAACATTACTTACAGCTTTTAATAATTAACCTAAAAGCAAACACTTAAAAAGGATGCCATGCGCATCCTTTTTTAATTACTTTTTATTTTAATTACTTCTTAGTGTATTTAACCACTTATTAGTAAATCCACTTTTCATAAACACATCCTACCTTAATAAAAACAACAACTTATAATTGGTCTCGTTTTTGCTCTATATTGGTTATACAAATACAAACAATAAATACCAAAGGACTAAGCATGAGCTCATCAACTGTATCAGGCATTACAAAACCACTTTCACTTATTGGCGGCATTTTATTATTAAGCGGCTGTGTATTTCATATATCGCCAAGCGTTGCGTCAGTAAAACAAACTCAGCAGCTTTCACTGCCAAGCAATAATCTAGAATACTTAAATGTGTTGAGCGGTGCAGGCTCACTTGAAATTAAAGGCTCGCCCAATGCCACCAGCATAAGTGTAGATGCCACAATTTACACAGCCGACATTGAAGACGAATACACACTTACCCTTAAGCAAAACTCCAAGCAAGCTACTTTAGTTGCTAACAATAATACTGCCAGCGGTATGCGTTTTTACAGCGGCCAATCGCCACATATAGATGTAGTTGTAACCGTGCCAAGCAACTTAAACCTAGATATTGATGATGGCTCTGGCGATATTGTTATAAGCGCTATGCAAAATAACATTAACGTAGAAGACGGTTCTGGCAGCTTATCTATAAACAGTGCTAAAAACCTCACCATTGAAGATGGCTCAGGCGATATAACCCTTGAAAACATCACTGTTAATTTAGAACTTACCGACGGCTCTGGCAGCGTAAATATTAATAATGTAAACGGCAATGCAGTTGTTGATGATGGTTCGGGCGATATGCGCATTAGTAATGTACGTGGCACATTAACTGTCGAAGACGGCTCAGGCAGCATGGCTATTAATAATATTAATGGCGCAGTAGATGTAGACGACAACTCTGGCGATTTAGTTATCGAGCACGTGCAAGCAAGCGTAACCATTGAAGATGGTTCGGGCAATATTCGTGTAAACCACGCTAAAGGGCTTACCATTACCGAATCGGGCTCAGGCGATGTAAGCATTGATAACATTAACGGCCCCGTAAAAGTAGCCGATTAAATTCAATCATCGCGCTTAAATATAGCGAGTGCCCACAATCATTGGGCACTTTTATAACGAATATTTATGTGTACTAGCTTACCTATAAATATAAATCATCTAAAAAACTTCAAATATTGGTCCACTGTTTCCTAAAATTACGTTCACTACAGTTATTTAATTTATTATTTTGCTTTATATCTAATTTGGGTACATATTAATATTCAACTTATTAAAAGGATATTAATATTATGAAGTGGAAATTATTAATTTTAGCGCCAGCTTTATTGTCATTAGTCGCATGTGGCTCTGGAGGTTCAGACTCTAAGTCAGCTGATAAACCGCTCAGTACCAACACAAAACCTGTTGCCGTTATTAGTACTACGCAATCAGAGTTTAAAGTTAATACACCTATCGTCTTTAGTGCAGCGCAAAGCAATGACCCCGACGGCGATACTCTTACCTACCAATGGCAGTTAACGAGTGATAATGGTCAAAATGAGATTTCACTGACTAATAGCAATCAAAGTACAGTTGAATTTTATGTGCCCGATGCGCTCGAGTATCAATTAACACTTGTTGTAAGTGATGGCAATCTTTCAAGCGCACCTGTAACGCAACAAGTATCGGTTACTTCAGGTACTCAATTAATTGCAATGACGGGAGGCAACCAAACCGTTAAGCAAGGTGATGTAGTAATATTAAATGCCGCGCTGAGCAGTACGACAAGTGGCGTTATTAATAAGTACCAATGGCAGTTTGTTACTAAGCCTTCAACAAGTAGCGCAACACTTGAAAGTAATACTCAAGTTAAAAGCCAGTTTATTGCCGATGTAATTGGCGAATATAAAGTTAAGCTCACTATAACTAATTCACTCGGTGAAACAGCTAGCAATACCACTGTAATACAAAGCGAAGCCTTGAGCGTAAACTCATCGCCTCAAGCGTTAATTATGGTAGAAAATAAAGCAGTTATTCCTAATGAGGTTGTCACTCTTAATGGCACTCAAAGCAGTGACCCCGATACCAACGATACTCTTAGTTATGAATGGGCTATCACCTCAAAACCCGTAAATAGCACACCAGAAATTTCTAATAAATTTACCCATACAGCAGGGTTTTCAAGCCCTGATGTTGGCGACTACGTAATATCAC
The sequence above is drawn from the Pseudoalteromonas espejiana DSM 9414 genome and encodes:
- a CDS encoding DUF4097 family beta strand repeat-containing protein, whose translation is MSSSTVSGITKPLSLIGGILLLSGCVFHISPSVASVKQTQQLSLPSNNLEYLNVLSGAGSLEIKGSPNATSISVDATIYTADIEDEYTLTLKQNSKQATLVANNNTASGMRFYSGQSPHIDVVVTVPSNLNLDIDDGSGDIVISAMQNNINVEDGSGSLSINSAKNLTIEDGSGDITLENITVNLELTDGSGSVNINNVNGNAVVDDGSGDMRISNVRGTLTVEDGSGSMAINNINGAVDVDDNSGDLVIEHVQASVTIEDGSGNIRVNHAKGLTITESGSGDVSIDNINGPVKVAD